One Pseudodesulfovibrio cashew DNA window includes the following coding sequences:
- a CDS encoding phenylacetate--CoA ligase family protein — protein MIYDIQNETLPREDLEKLQLRRLQALCERVYANVPFYRRKFDEKGIKPQDIKSLRDITLLPFTVKQDLRDQYPFGMFAVPKDQIVRIHSSSGTTGTATVVGYTKRDIDNWGALMARSFAASGATAADTVHNAYGYGLFTGGLGAHYGAEALGATVVPVSGGATRRQVTLLKDFAPDVICCTPSYALFLAETGEEMGINIKDLPLRIGIFGAEPWTNEMRVEIEKRLGITAIDIYGLSEVMGPGVAIECAEAQDGLHIQEDHFLAETIDPVSGEPVGPGEEGELVFTTLTKEGIPLIRYRTRDLTTLNTVPCKCGRTTARMKRVTGRSDDMLIIRGVNVFPSQIESILIETEGLTPHYQLIVARQGNLDTLEVQVEVNESIFSDEIKNLQRVESKVMKNIKEFLGVTAKVTLVNPKEIERSVGKAKRIVDKRNEG, from the coding sequence ATGATCTACGATATTCAAAACGAGACTCTGCCCAGGGAGGACCTGGAAAAACTGCAACTGCGGCGTCTCCAGGCCCTGTGCGAGCGGGTCTACGCCAACGTGCCCTTCTACCGCAGGAAATTTGATGAAAAGGGCATCAAGCCTCAAGACATCAAATCCTTGAGGGACATCACCCTGCTCCCGTTCACGGTCAAGCAGGACCTGCGCGACCAGTATCCCTTCGGCATGTTCGCCGTGCCCAAGGACCAGATCGTGCGCATTCACTCCTCCTCAGGAACCACCGGCACCGCAACCGTGGTCGGCTACACCAAGCGCGACATCGACAACTGGGGCGCGCTCATGGCCCGCTCCTTTGCCGCGTCCGGCGCCACCGCCGCCGACACCGTGCACAACGCCTATGGCTACGGGCTCTTTACCGGAGGCCTGGGTGCTCACTACGGAGCGGAAGCCCTGGGCGCCACGGTTGTCCCGGTATCGGGCGGAGCCACCCGCAGGCAGGTTACCCTGCTCAAGGACTTTGCCCCGGACGTCATCTGCTGCACGCCCTCCTACGCCCTGTTCCTGGCTGAAACCGGCGAGGAAATGGGGATCAACATCAAGGACCTTCCCCTGCGCATCGGCATCTTCGGAGCCGAGCCCTGGACCAACGAAATGCGCGTGGAAATCGAAAAACGACTCGGGATCACGGCCATCGACATCTACGGTCTGTCCGAAGTGATGGGCCCCGGAGTAGCCATCGAATGTGCCGAGGCCCAAGACGGCCTGCATATCCAGGAAGACCACTTCCTGGCCGAGACCATCGACCCGGTGTCCGGCGAACCCGTAGGCCCGGGTGAAGAAGGCGAGCTGGTCTTCACCACCCTGACCAAGGAAGGCATCCCCCTGATCCGCTACCGCACCCGCGACCTGACAACACTGAATACGGTGCCCTGCAAATGCGGCCGCACAACGGCCCGCATGAAGCGCGTCACAGGTCGCTCCGACGACATGCTGATCATTCGCGGCGTCAACGTCTTCCCGTCCCAGATCGAATCCATTCTCATCGAGACTGAGGGACTCACTCCGCATTACCAGCTCATAGTCGCACGTCAGGGCAACCTGGACACCCTGGAAGTCCAGGTCGAGGTCAATGAGTCCATCTTCTCGGACGAGATTAAGAATTTACAACGTGTGGAATCGAAGGTAATGAAGAACATCAAGGAATTCCTTGGCGTCACGGCCAAGGTGACCTTGGTCAACCCCAAGGAAATCGAGCGTTCCGTCGGCAAAGCCAAACGCATTGTCGACAAGCGAAACGAAGGATAA
- a CDS encoding nitroreductase family protein — translation MNFKELVAKNRTRRIFDQSRPVDVADLVDMVDTVRLMPSAMNKQPLKYVVTADQDQCAEIFPLLGWAGYLKDWDGPAEGERPTAYVVILLDRDIASTPHCDHGIACQTIMLAATEKGLGGCIIGTIKRGKLAELLGLEERYEILLVLALGVPAEEVVVEPLPSDGKIEYWRTSDDKHHVPKRSVGELLVGRYPNKQD, via the coding sequence ATGAATTTTAAGGAATTGGTTGCGAAAAACCGGACTCGGCGCATCTTCGATCAGTCTCGTCCAGTGGACGTGGCGGATCTGGTCGATATGGTGGATACTGTGCGGCTGATGCCGTCGGCCATGAACAAGCAACCGCTCAAGTATGTGGTAACCGCCGACCAGGATCAGTGCGCGGAGATTTTTCCCCTGCTGGGCTGGGCCGGATACCTCAAGGACTGGGACGGTCCCGCAGAGGGCGAGCGTCCTACTGCTTACGTAGTTATCCTCCTGGACAGAGATATTGCCTCCACTCCCCATTGCGACCACGGTATCGCCTGTCAGACAATCATGCTGGCGGCGACGGAAAAAGGACTGGGCGGCTGCATCATCGGTACAATCAAGCGCGGAAAGTTGGCCGAGCTCCTCGGTTTGGAGGAGCGCTACGAGATTCTCCTGGTTCTGGCATTGGGCGTCCCCGCCGAGGAGGTCGTGGTAGAACCGCTTCCCTCCGACGGGAAAATCGAGTATTGGCGCACCTCGGACGACAAACATCACGTGCC
- a CDS encoding ACT domain-containing protein, with protein MKVDQLSIFLENRAGRLAEVTRLLAEAEVNIRALSLADTSDFGILRLIVSDFEKAKAKLKENGFTVGRTSVVAVEVADSPGGLHNILSMLQDAGINVEYMYAFVQQSGDSAVLILRFDRTEQGIELLQKNNITIIPGEKLYSM; from the coding sequence ATGAAAGTAGATCAACTCTCCATATTTCTGGAAAACCGAGCGGGCCGCCTGGCCGAAGTGACCCGCCTTCTGGCTGAAGCGGAAGTCAACATCCGGGCCCTGTCCCTGGCCGACACCTCGGATTTCGGCATCCTGCGGCTGATCGTGTCCGACTTCGAAAAGGCCAAAGCCAAGCTCAAGGAAAATGGCTTCACCGTTGGCCGCACCTCTGTGGTGGCGGTCGAGGTTGCCGACTCCCCCGGCGGATTGCACAATATTCTCTCCATGTTGCAGGATGCCGGCATCAACGTCGAATACATGTATGCCTTTGTGCAGCAGTCTGGCGACTCCGCCGTGCTTATCCTGCGCTTTGATCGTACTGAGCAGGGCATCGAACTTCTCCAGAAGAACAACATCACCATCATTCCGGGAGAAAAGCTCTACTCCATGTAG
- a CDS encoding MATE family efflux transporter translates to MNKRVSEESREHPFVRRPNRTLLGLALPVLFSLVAEPLTGLADTAFVARLSGSEPVAALGVGTVAFSSIFWAFTFLGIGTQTEVAQAVGGGHHERAVKVVSLAAAMATGIGVILMLAALPVLSPIAALLGGEGAVNDLACQYMYYRLLGAPAVLVTLACFGALRGVQDMRTPLFVAVGINLVNVLLDWWLIFGAGPVAPMGVAGAAIASTASQWIGAIWTLAVVKKRLGLTMDIRGAGVARLMKIGGDLFVRTGSLLVFLALCTRVANKAGADEGAAYQAIRQFFLFSALFLDAFAISGQSLVGYFLGAGDRALARRVARSVCLWSLATGVVLCGAMLLGEAGVAWLLVPPSAMAVFGPAWLVVSLSQPVGALSFATDGIHWGTGDFRYLRNAMLAASLMAGGAVMYLEAVRPEHLLVYVWLTTALWTSVRAAFGLVRVWPGVGRAPLRADA, encoded by the coding sequence ATGAACAAGAGAGTTTCGGAAGAGTCGAGAGAACATCCTTTTGTGCGCAGGCCTAACAGGACGCTGCTCGGTCTGGCGTTGCCGGTATTGTTTTCCCTTGTGGCCGAACCTCTCACCGGCTTGGCGGATACGGCTTTCGTGGCACGTTTGTCCGGTTCGGAACCCGTGGCCGCGCTGGGGGTCGGGACGGTGGCCTTTTCATCCATTTTTTGGGCCTTCACGTTTCTCGGTATCGGAACCCAGACGGAAGTGGCCCAGGCTGTTGGCGGCGGACATCACGAGCGGGCCGTGAAGGTGGTCTCTTTGGCTGCCGCCATGGCTACGGGCATAGGCGTCATTCTGATGCTGGCGGCCTTGCCCGTGCTGAGTCCCATCGCAGCATTGCTTGGCGGTGAAGGCGCGGTGAACGATCTTGCCTGTCAATACATGTACTATCGATTGTTAGGCGCGCCCGCCGTGCTGGTAACTCTTGCCTGTTTCGGGGCACTCCGGGGTGTCCAGGATATGCGTACGCCCCTTTTCGTGGCCGTTGGAATCAACCTGGTCAACGTCCTGCTTGATTGGTGGCTCATCTTCGGGGCAGGGCCTGTGGCTCCCATGGGCGTGGCCGGTGCGGCAATAGCCAGCACGGCGAGTCAGTGGATCGGTGCGATCTGGACTCTGGCCGTGGTCAAGAAACGCCTCGGTCTGACCATGGATATACGCGGTGCGGGCGTGGCGAGACTGATGAAGATCGGCGGGGACCTCTTTGTGCGAACTGGTTCGCTTTTGGTCTTTTTGGCTCTGTGTACGCGGGTTGCCAACAAGGCCGGGGCCGATGAGGGCGCCGCCTATCAGGCAATTCGGCAGTTCTTTTTGTTTTCAGCTCTGTTTCTGGATGCCTTCGCCATTAGCGGGCAGAGCCTCGTAGGCTATTTTCTAGGTGCGGGAGACAGGGCTCTCGCTCGGCGAGTGGCGAGAAGCGTCTGTCTCTGGAGTCTGGCAACCGGGGTGGTCCTGTGCGGTGCCATGCTTCTGGGGGAGGCCGGAGTGGCGTGGCTGCTGGTTCCTCCTTCGGCCATGGCTGTTTTCGGTCCTGCCTGGCTAGTGGTCTCTTTGAGCCAGCCCGTCGGAGCGCTTTCCTTTGCGACCGACGGCATTCACTGGGGAACCGGCGATTTTCGCTATCTGCGAAACGCCATGCTGGCCGCGTCGCTGATGGCAGGCGGTGCCGTCATGTACCTGGAGGCCGTCCGTCCCGAACATCTTCTTGTCTATGTCTGGTTGACCACCGCGCTGTGGACGTCTGTACGGGCCGCGTTCGGTCTGGTTCGCGTCTGGCCCGGCGTGGGACGGGCTCCGCTCAGAGCGGATGCCTGA
- a CDS encoding Hpt domain-containing protein yields MTTAERTKNIMEPVASEVMDSKFLESMAGKQSFLKRMFTVFISQEPKRLREIRKALEEGNEEQLRHLAHSLKGGSATMGVARVRDCCLALENAAKAHDLKAAEALIPKLETEMRRAYAFMFNYLDEH; encoded by the coding sequence GTGACGACTGCAGAAAGAACCAAAAACATCATGGAGCCGGTGGCAAGCGAGGTGATGGATTCCAAATTTCTGGAGTCCATGGCAGGCAAGCAATCCTTTCTGAAACGGATGTTCACGGTTTTCATTTCCCAGGAGCCCAAACGGTTGCGAGAAATCCGAAAGGCGCTGGAAGAGGGAAACGAAGAGCAACTCCGACACTTGGCCCATTCACTCAAGGGAGGTTCGGCAACCATGGGCGTCGCACGAGTGCGCGACTGTTGCCTCGCCCTGGAGAACGCGGCCAAGGCTCATGACCTGAAAGCCGCCGAGGCTCTAATCCCCAAGCTGGAAACGGAGATGCGTCGGGCCTACGCCTTCATGTTCAACTACCTGGACGAGCACTAG
- a CDS encoding DUF547 domain-containing protein: protein MSLSASRGLSRFECLLREFLVFASQYGRFHAQRGKIVRKSMFLAMCILLSWQAALAGPPGQAEYAEVLHRYVRGGSVDYAGLKENRKLLDESLSRMGTVDPESLSREGQLAFYINLYNAATLRLVVDHYPVSSIKDIGGWFSSPWKQKVVPLKGELVSLDHVEHEILRPRFQEPLVHFALNCSARSCPPLAEEPYVADSLKDRLRVAAITFINDSEGNRLENGKLYLSRIFKWYAKDFPEDVVSWLQQYARGSLKEKLDAMTEKGKTPTVKYLEYDWRLNDRPR from the coding sequence ATGTCGCTTTCCGCGTCAAGGGGTTTGTCCCGTTTTGAATGTCTCTTGCGGGAATTCCTGGTTTTTGCGTCCCAGTATGGTAGGTTTCATGCACAAAGGGGAAAGATCGTGCGAAAATCAATGTTCTTAGCCATGTGTATCCTGCTGTCATGGCAGGCGGCTCTGGCAGGGCCGCCCGGCCAAGCGGAATATGCCGAAGTCCTGCACCGGTACGTCCGGGGTGGAAGCGTGGACTATGCCGGGCTTAAGGAAAATCGTAAGCTGTTGGACGAGAGCCTCTCCCGTATGGGGACAGTTGATCCCGAGTCCCTGTCGCGGGAAGGTCAACTGGCATTTTACATCAATCTGTACAATGCGGCCACATTGCGTCTTGTTGTAGACCACTATCCCGTGTCTTCGATCAAGGACATAGGCGGATGGTTCTCTTCGCCGTGGAAGCAGAAGGTGGTTCCGTTGAAGGGTGAACTGGTCTCCCTTGATCACGTGGAACACGAGATCCTTCGACCCCGTTTCCAGGAGCCGCTGGTCCATTTTGCTCTCAATTGTTCGGCGCGAAGTTGCCCGCCCTTGGCGGAGGAGCCGTATGTCGCTGATTCGTTGAAGGATCGGCTTCGTGTTGCAGCCATCACCTTTATCAACGATTCCGAAGGGAACAGGCTGGAAAATGGAAAGCTTTACCTGAGCCGGATTTTCAAATGGTATGCAAAGGACTTCCCCGAGGATGTCGTGAGTTGGCTTCAACAATATGCCCGAGGGAGTCTCAAGGAGAAGTTGGACGCAATGACCGAGAAAGGGAAGACACCGACAGTCAAATATCTCGAATATGATTGGCGTCTCAATGACCGGCCCCGTTAA
- a CDS encoding substrate-binding periplasmic protein, which produces MPKIFLIPTLLLLLATPVLAEDVVLLSNEYAPYVNVDQNHPGFLTELVVAAFKEVGVKAHVEFRPWRRCAMLVESGSYLGAFPYAISKEREKYAWFSNSIWSCRNVFFYLKKSFPDYDYTNLESMRSYLIGGTSGNYYEKVFHKVGLRVDYAPGEASGLWKLWDRRNDFFAEDELVGWSLIRRIFPEQRERFASTPTPWRINPQHLMISKKYPGSRKLLQRFNEGLKKIRTNGTFHMILSHYIDLDQPSNTIRFESK; this is translated from the coding sequence ATGCCGAAAATCTTCCTCATCCCCACGCTGTTGCTTCTCTTGGCCACGCCAGTACTGGCGGAAGACGTTGTTCTGCTTTCAAACGAATACGCCCCATACGTGAATGTTGATCAGAACCACCCTGGATTTCTGACGGAACTGGTTGTGGCAGCTTTCAAGGAGGTGGGAGTAAAGGCACATGTTGAATTCCGTCCGTGGCGACGATGCGCCATGTTGGTGGAGTCCGGCTCCTACCTTGGGGCCTTTCCCTACGCGATCTCCAAAGAGCGGGAAAAATACGCATGGTTCTCCAACAGCATCTGGAGTTGCCGAAATGTTTTTTTCTATCTTAAAAAATCTTTTCCAGACTACGATTACACCAACCTAGAATCCATGCGGAGCTACCTAATCGGCGGCACGTCAGGTAACTACTACGAAAAAGTCTTTCACAAAGTCGGTCTCCGGGTGGATTATGCGCCGGGAGAAGCCTCGGGACTCTGGAAACTATGGGACCGACGCAATGACTTTTTTGCGGAAGACGAGTTGGTGGGATGGAGCTTGATCAGACGCATCTTCCCTGAGCAGCGAGAACGGTTTGCCTCCACCCCCACGCCCTGGCGCATCAATCCCCAACACCTCATGATTTCCAAGAAGTATCCCGGTTCACGAAAATTGCTGCAACGGTTCAACGAGGGCTTGAAAAAGATCAGAACAAACGGGACATTCCATATGATCCTCAGCCATTACATCGACCTGGACCAGCCATCAAACACCATCCGCTTCGAAAGCAAATAA